A single Scleropages formosus chromosome 4, fSclFor1.1, whole genome shotgun sequence DNA region contains:
- the slc22a7a gene encoding solute carrier family 22 member 7a: MNFEEVLQEVGGFSRFQFLVLHLISFSRLVIPLHFLLHNFISAVPPHRCALPHLENYGAQADEETLELSIPRNPSGALSSCTAFFAPYGNVSNSSAVALPCQNGWVYERSKFLSTTVTEWDLVCDNMKFNQSLATFFFVGVTLGGVLFGNLSDKFGRKPMLLVSFVLGGIMGTLAAFSVSYTMFAVTRTLCGVALTGITITTISLSIEWADIKHRTFTGIIVSLVWSVGNMLLALLAYFIRDWRHLMLVVTSPFLPALIIWWWIPESARWLLVNGKVEAAQKFLSQCAKMNGKFNQTTVLETETLKKIAAAGASSTSHCTYLDLVKTTKLRKITACCGIFWFAVAFTYYGISFKITGFGLNMYLTHFTYAAIEVPAKVLTYFTLDRVGRRNVQAWSLIITGIFIGINTVIPTDYGLVRTLVAVTGKGFSESAFTTAFLYTTELFPTVLRQCGLGYTSFVGRIGSSLAPLIMLLEDVWEFTPPLIFATVAILGGCVVFLLSETLNTRLPESIQDVEEERNKRTPENQLENIEMN, encoded by the exons ATGAACTTCGAGGAGGTCCTGCAGGAGGTAGGGGGCTTCTCCCGGTTCCAGTTCCTGGTGCTGCACCTGATCTCCTTCTCCCGGCTGGTCATTCCCTtgcacttcctgctgcacaACTTCATCTCGGCCGTGCCCCCCCACCGCTGTGCGCTGCCCCACCTGGAGAACTATGGTGCCCAGGCCGACGAAGAAACTCTCGAGCTCAGCATCCCCCGGAACCCCAGCGGAGCCCTGAGCTCCTGCACAGCCTTCTTCGCTCCCTACGGGAATGTGTCCAACTCATCTGCGGTCGCGCTCCCCTGCCAAAATGGCTGGGTGTACGAACGCTCGAAGTTCCTCTCCACCACCGTCACAGAG tgggaTTTGGTGTGTGACAACATGAAGTTCAACCAGTCTCTGGCCACATTCTTCTTCGTTGGGGTCACTCTTGGTGGAGTGCTCTTTGGAAATTTGTCAGATAA GTTTGGCCGCAAGCCCATGCTCTTGGTGTCATTTGTGTTGGGCGGCATCATGGGCACTCTAGCAGCCTTCTCTGTCTCCTACACGATGTTTGCTGTGACCCGGACACTGTGTGGGGTGGCCTTGACTGGGATCACCATCACAACTATCTCCCTGA GCATAGAGTGGGCAGACATAAAACACCGCACCTTCACTGGGATCATCGTCAGCTTGGTGTGGAGTGTTGGCAACATGCTGCTCGCCCTGCTGGCCTATTTTATCAGGGACTGGAGGCATCTAATGCTAGTGGTCACGTCACCATTTCTCCCCGCTCTCATCATCTGGTG GTGGATCCCTGAGTCTGCGAGGTGGCTGCTTGTCAACGGGAAGGTGGAAGCTGCCCAGAAGTTTCTGTCGCAGTGCGCCAAGATGAATGGGAAGTTTAATCAGACCACAGTGTTGGAAACAGAG ACTCTGAAGAAGATTGCTGCAGCTGGGGCTTCCAGTACCAGCCACTGCACCTACCTTGATCTGGTGAAGACGACCAAGCTGAGAAAAATCACAGCCTGCTGTGGGATCTTCTG GTTTGCAGTGGCCTTCACCTATTATGGGATCAGCTTCAAAATCACAGGTTTTGGTTTGAACATGTACCTCACACATTTCACCTATGCTGCCATTGAGGTGCCAGCCAAGGTCCTGACGTACTTCACCCTGGATCGAGTTGGCCGACGGAACGTTCAGGCCTGGTCGCTCATTATCACTGGGATCTTCATTGGGATTAACACAGTAATTCCTACAG ACTATGGTCTGGTTCGGACCTTGGTGGCAGTGACTGGCAAGGGCTTCTCTGAGTCTGCCTTCACCACGGCTTTCCTCTACACGACTGAGCTCTTCCCGACCGTGCTTCG GCAGTGTGGTCTGGGCTATACCTCCTTTGTGGGCCGTATTGGCAGCTCCTTGGCTCCTCTGATCATGCTGCTGGAAGATGTCTGGGAATTCACCCCTCCGCTAATTTTTGCCACTGTTGCCATTTTGGGAGGCTGTGTGGTATTCCTTCTATCTGAAACATTGAACACCCGCTTACCTGAGAGCATCCAGGACGTTGAGGAAGAGAG GAACAAGAGAACCCCTGAGAACCAGCTGGAGAACATTGAAATGAATTAG